Part of the Ziziphus jujuba cultivar Dongzao chromosome 8, ASM3175591v1 genome is shown below.
CTGCGTAAGGTAGACAGCTACTAACTGCTTggacagtactgtagatgctcactcctCTTCCTCTACAGGATCACCTCCAGGCTCCACTCGAGTGCCTTGGTCCAAAAGCTCCTTCGGCGGCCGGAAAACTTGGTTAAAGCTTTGGTCGAACTTTCCATCATCGTATCTCTAAAATAGTGAGGAATATGGGCAAAAGAACCATGAAAATGAgctcagagggtccaaaaatggtagcAGAGGTCTATGGTTTGGCCTGAAACAgccaaaaaatgcaaaaatccgACAACCCACCTCGCCGACCGCCACCACCTTCTTTGGCCAGATCCCGACGTGTCCGATCACTGTACactgtgaaatttcatggccaagcTCACCTCAACATGATATTACTACCTGTCTAGCATGGGTAATAGCTTGGTGGTTGGAATGGGCAAAAACGGCGGTGACCCGATTTGTCGTTAAACGGGTCGAAACGATACAGTTCGGACCCACGGGTTTGGAGGAGGAATTTCTTCAGTCTTGGggatgaaatgggtattttagaAATTGGTTTCCTATTTGTCATGCTTACttaggcttatatagagccttgggtcactaacagacaaaaactggagactagtttggatattgatataaaacttacgcttaaaacttctcaaaaccataactttttatccataactcaaaatttggagtgccactagtctatgaactcgtatcgatgatatctacacaatggtaccttagtcaaacaaaaaatattgaccattgaaaaagttaacttggacccacatattgttcacttggtcaaacttagtcaacttagtcaaacttgttaaaacatgtgtatttttggTACGGGATGTCACAAGTTTGGTCCCTCCCCCTAGTTTTTGACcctccattttttcaaatgccaAATGATTGAGAAGATACAATGGTTTGAAGTTTGGCTAAAACTTCCTGACCATTTGTCGACTACTAGTTACATGATCTGTAAGTTTGAGCTAAGTGTTTGCAAATGAATGTTTGCAAATACATAtacttttgtgtatatatatatatatgtatcaataAGTATATGTGTGTACACCTTTGCCATGTGTATAgatgtatatgaatatatatatatatatatacttatgtatacatacatacagtccgtttatggtgcggacggtcctcatacggaccacagtattggtgacgatttttcatagtaatGGTgaagattttctaagaaaccgtcgttaatactatgaaaaaccgtcactaatactgcggtcctcatgcggaccgtcctcaccatagaatttccgtacatacatatacatatatatatacatgaatatgTATATACTTGTTAATACTTGTGTATAcatattgatacgaacctaagacaacctgcacctaaacctgtattatattagctcggatctaattatgttcaagtttaaatggtcaccttaacccctaaccaacctgtgattagaaaccttggtataatgaagacaccacaataggtgatggatatcctcttgataagtcaaactaaaacactcattcactaatggttttttaggtgttcaaagagaacaaagagaattcaatctcacaaataattttctctatgaataatgtactaaatattattgataaaacaagcccttaaataggctaaaaagttacaaaataaaaccctaattaactagaTAAAACTGGCCacatagaataggaaaccttAGGATGGCCTCaaatcacctcctttcctaatctaatttggattaattaattccttaattttgaaataggaattaattaatttacaatgaaaataataaaataataattttcctaagttgatttgtccagcaaataaataaatagaaaccaaatgaaagactaatttcctaaaacaaaaagttaaaatcaaattaggaaagtagTTGATtaatttgactactaaggtatctttaaccaatctccagcttgtttaggCTCCGAATTagctttcatatgccatgtaggatgccaaacaagaagaaaagtcaaagtcagcggcgAAATAGCACATTTTAGGCCAAATTGAGAtactgtccgtacaagtcctttttagatgcttttgattttgtgttggCTGGAtgccatgtcctcttaatgtatttattgagttcatgaagttttggaaccattctttgctgcctggagtccaaatttgcacgaaaacatcTACCCAAGTCCGTATCGATAtcaacttccaccacttggatgcttagaacaagctttgtatcttcaagtatggacaagctctattgagaattaGCTACTCCCTTTATAAATGCTctcaggttatccttaaacctcttagcttgagctttagtgattggcccagtctttattcgtattgggtcagcaccccagcgagttgtcgattATGGGGGCtcaggtggattctcatcattcccctactcttgaaaaggatttgtctttAAATTTATATCATCACCaatagcaaaaggagataaatcagcaatattaaatgtggcactaactttgtactcacctattaaatcgaGTTTGgaggcattttcattaattcgctccaaaacttgaaaaggtccatccacacgcggcataagctttgactttctttttcttggaaaCCTCTCATTTGGTAAAGGAAAGGAAACCAAACCTCCTAGgccaaacactatcacaacaaaatctagaaatacatactcattaaggcaaaaattacactttttaaagttagcaactaatctcttccaaattttcaaatttccactaagtaaagctctcaaaaatgcaaaaaaaagttctatacaacaaaagcatctttagataaacatctttataaatcatgacaaGTAAaggtttatcattaaaaaaataattttttaacctcACCCAAGCTttgataaaaattctttttcttcttttcttttttctctctttccttcccactcacggattcaatgggttttacatcattctcggcttttgcaccaaatttcttaCTCTCgggtttattataatttttccactcaacttgGGTTTTAAAGGACTTATCTTGGATACcaagcttaccttttccctcttcAATGGATCATGAAACCATTTGTGCCATACTAGtcttctctttgagcctctcggcttccctcctttgttgcatttgtaattggtctctaaaaatCTCCTTtggggtcaatggctccagcttaaccttcttgcctttaaaattaaaaacaatggcgttctctctcccataatgtatggcatctttatcaaattgtcatggcctccccaacaatatatgaccagcatgcataggcacaacatcacagaacacaacatccacatatttatctatgttaaattttactttgtcttgtttatttactttcatctctccactatcattaagccattgtactCTATATGGTtgtggatgtttaatagttgttaagcctaatttatcaactaccatgctactaattacatttgcacaacttccactatctataatcatactacatatgttaccttgaatttcgcatcgggtatggaagatgttttctctttgaatttgatcctcatctttgtatatagtaggaCCCTCCTTGGAACTAAGCTTAAGTTAGCCTTTGAAGGTTGAAGTGTTTTGGATCCCTCATGCTCATCCCCAccaagttcttcatcatccaattcaGCCTCTCCCCCACTTCCCTCACTTTCagattctagttcaccattacctttcaacacaaTGAACCTCCTATTCGAGGATtaattggcaatgtgtcctcatcgctggcatttaaaatacataatttcatgagttctagaaggtttaggatcagatttaccttcacttttgtgtgcttggacagattcagcttTGGACTCCATTTTTGGCCAACTGGTGCTTTGTAATCTAAGTTTCGACTTTTGTCTTACTTCAAGGGTGGGATTACTTTTCCAagtacttggatttgacctcccactGCTTGAAACTCcttcaaaccatgagcttgtattCCTCCTCTggaattgatgctcaagtttaatatccacatgcaacatctcctccaattctacgtattgttgtaatttcttccttggagtgcaaaattttcatcaaactcctctTCCAAGTCTCGTGAAAGTTACCTACCcaaaattcctctctaggtcacCCTCGGCCGCCTTGACCTCGACCTcagcctccatgagcatcaaaccttTTATTCGGCaatccttgggatgtttctaatctatccatcctttgatttatatgatcaaattgagcattcatccactgtagttGTTCCAAAATAGCCTTCATGttcatttgctcaccactccccatagctcaggaatcaccatggaatcctatggattcttcttcattaattcttagtggtggatctcctcttctcaaccttgaatctaccatgttagtatgaacattgcaaaaataaaataaatccttaccaaattcactccctcatgggtttcactcaaacaaggtctcgacactcgtgtttgcacactagttttggctttttacCCCTTTTTAAACTCACacgctcttgcctttttccacccAAACAATTTACTCAAAGTTCttattaaaacacccataaaacaacaattagatcacaagtatattttaatcaaacttatcaacaaaatagcaactaaatcaaacaaatactgagagaaatgaaaatacctagcaaaatgaaaatacctattctcggcttttctaagccaaaaaaaaaaaggcaaatcaatgagcaaattttgggaatgaattAAAAGCTGTCCAGAATATTAATGAAGCAGTAATTCAAGGAGttaatatagagaaagaaattcaaacttgaacaagaatcaaattgaacaaaaatataggatagttgttggttgttgtactttgtaattcaagtttttgtgtcaaatcctttagcaatttaatccaaataattttagtagTCACAAATAAAAGTTCCCAGCAGCaaatcagcagctccaacaatttctagcaaacaaatcaaattccACATTCAACAaattgcagttttttttttaggtttttttataTCTggtcggcttttcttctttttttattttcttttttttaactcacagaacataaaataaCTGCGGTAGCAAGaatccacaccaaaaatccaccaaacccgtgactaacaacaaaatacaaatttgcaattttttttttgtaaatctatatatgttgccgcaaacacacttcttttttatttttattttttgaatatatgaatgcaaatatttaagataaaaaatagcaaagaaaaatcaacaataaactaaattactaagagcTATAATGAAGAACAACCAAAAAACCAGGAAACAAaaaagtacggtaaaactaggaaaacctaatttaaataggaatgagttttttttttcttaatatgcagaatgtgtacgatgatagaagcaaccttaacctaatgctaaaactgtagattaacacaaaataaataaagcaaacaaaGATAGATTAagcctaaacaaaatttggctctaataccaaatcaTACAAACCTATGACGACCTGcgcttaaacccgtattatattaccctggatctaattatgtttaagttctaatggccACCTTAACTCCtgaccaacctgtgattagaaaccttggtataaagaagacgccacaataggtgatagatatcctattgataagtcaaaccaaaacactcattcactaattgtgttttaggtggtcaaagagaacaaagagaattcaatctcgcaaataatttttgtatgaataatgtactgcatattattgataaaacaagcccttaaataaactaaaaagttacaaaataaaaccctaattaactaggtaaaactggccacaTAGAATAGGAAAGCTAATGGTGGTCGAAAATTAcatcttttcctaatctaatttggattaattaattccttaattttgaaataggaattaattaatttacaatgaaaataataaaaaaataactttcctaagtttatttttctagaaaataaataaatagaaaccaaataaaagactaatttcctaaaacaaaaagttaaaatcaaatttggaaactagttgactagtttaactATTaaagtatctttgaccaatctccagcttgtttgtgctctaaatcagctttcatatgcatgtaggatgccaaatatgattaataatgattcccacatgttgccccttgattggaataagtcaaacaagaagaaaagtcaaagtcagtggttaaacaacacattttcgatCAAAATAAGATGCTGTTGGTACAAgtcatttttagatgcttttgattctgccttggctggattccatgtcctcttaatgatattcattgagttcatgaagtgttggaaccattccttgatGCCTGGAGTCCAAATTTGTACGAAAACAGCTATCTGGGTCCGTTTCGGTacggcttccaccactcggatgcttaaaacaggcatTGCctcttctagtatggacaagctcttctAAGAATTAAATACTCCCTGTGTAAATGCTCCTATATTGTCCTTAAACGcattagcttgagctctagtgatcggcctagtcttcatccgtattggatcgATACCCTagtaggttgtcggttgtacgggctCAGACAGATTCTcatcacacatatatatataggaatatgTATATACTTATTAAAAgattgtgtttatatatatatgactatatatatgtgtaaatatatatgaatacgtATATATAGGATGATTCCACCATCCGGACCATCCGCATGCGGACCAAGATAAAAGAGGATGGTTTTCCCAACAACCATCGTCAAAATCCTCATCTTTTCTCTTGGTCTGCATGTGAGCAGTTGATAGCtagactctatatatatatgtgtgtatatacttgctaaaatattttatacttgctaaaagatttatatatatatatatgaatatatatgtgagTATGCaagtataattaaatttgtgcatatatatgtatatttatgtgtatattcattcatttaatttgttattaccAAAAGTTGGATTTGAAGGGGTCAGTTAACCGATCATTGTTAGttaagtattttataaaatttcaaaaaaggaTTAGAACCTTATGTTGAATTGAGAATAGAATAATGTTTTGTTTATCTATTTGCTTACTTAATTAtgtggtttatttatttgttacaacatttaattacattttaaagtaTAATTATGAGGAGTGACATTTTtggtaactatatatataatatatttatttcacgTGATTAGTTAATCTGTAGATGTACCATACAATACTAGTATTTTGTATTGTTATACTTATGAATTAGCGCACAAGTCACATACATAGTCATTCATTATGAGCTATGGTGAAAGAGGCTAGGTAGGTATTTTGCAGTGACAACAATAGCCAAAGGATGGCGGGTTTAGCCATGCCTATGAGACCTAAGATAAGGTTGGAAGGTTTTTACACAATGAGCATCAACTGCTATCCTTGGCCATACGATGGTAGGTTATTCAGCACCCAAACCATTAGAACACTAAGGGCATGTTTGTTTCACCGAATTGGGCCGGTCAGGATAGGATTATGTCCCAGTCCGGTGTTTGGTAGCAACATATAGGGATTGGGACAAGTTGACCTCTATAATGAATTAGTCCCCCGATCGAAGGATTAAACtgaccctctctcccccctgggtCAGTTTTGTCCCAAACTCACCAAGGGTCTCGCTGTCTCTCGTTGTTTCTCGCTGGTCTCGCCTTCAATTCCCACTTCGTTTCACCACCGCAAAACACCTTGCTCCTCTTCGAGTCTTCTCAGGACGTGCATTCCTCAGAGTAACAGAAAGAGGGGTGGTCTTCGACGCCACTCTGTAGGAGTCGTAAGCTGTTCCTTTGCACCCATGGAATCCGCTAAAATTAAGGTGGTCGGTGTTGGTGGAGGTGGCAACAATGCCGTCAATCGCATGATTGGTAGCGGTTTACAGGTGGGTTCTCGGTTCAATTTTGTGCGTTCTGGTTAATGCCTTGAAATTTCTTCTATTTCTTGCTGATAGTGTGTGTAATTGGTGTAATTTGTTGAAAACCCACTACGTGCTTATATTTCAAAACACAGGCATTTGAAGCTAAACATTTggtatattaaaagaaaattacgtCTTCTAGTTAATTTCCTACCGGTGGGTTATTTTCTTTTGACTTAATTTGGTGAGTTTGGATTGAAGTTTTAGATTTTGCTTCAGTgaagaattaatttttaaataactgCTACATGAAGTGGCTATATGGGACTTTTTACTTTACAATATGTTGGAGAAGCCTTCTTGTTTGCTTGCAAAGTTGCAATTAGTTGATTATTGACGGTAACGTTTCTCTGCTTTGAGAATAGGCTGTAGATTTCTATGCCATAAACACGGGCTCTCAAGCACTTGTACATTCTACTGCTGAGAACCCACTTCAGATGGGAGAGCTTTTGACTCGTGGACTAGGTGAGGCATTATCCTTCTGCTTGACAAAAATCCCTTTGGTGTGTGCATGCTCATGTAGTTGACCATGCCTAATGTATGCATCAGTATTACAATTGGAGCCAAGTGAATTGGTGTTTTTGGTATAACTAGTCTTGCTTTTTTGTAGTATTTGTGTGTATGTAGGTAAGGGTGAGAATCCACTTTTTGGGGAACAAGTAGCAGAAGAATCAAAAGAGGGAATTGCTAATGCTATCTTGTATTTATAACAGCTGGTATGGGTGGAGGGACAGGTTCTGGTGCTGCCCCTATTGTTGCTCAGATTTCCAAAGAGGCAGGTTATTTGACTATTGGTGTAGTTACCTATCCTTGTAGCTTTGAAGGACGTAAGAGATCCATACAGGCAGGTGTCACTTTGGCCCTTATTTCAAATAACATAAAGATGTGTATTTAGATATATACTAAACAAGAAATTTACTCAAATTGAGAGAAGTTCTTTCTATTGATGCTTTCTTGTGTATTTCTTGTTGTGAAGTATTTGGACAATACAATTGTTATGCCTTGGTTCTGTTTCTTTTCAGGCATTGGAGGCTATTgaaaaattgcagaaaaatGTTGACCCTCTTATAGTGATTCCCAATGACCGTCTGCTTGATACTGCCGATGAGCAAACACCACTTCATGATGCTTTTCTTCTTGCTGATGATGTTCTACGTCAAGGAGTGCaaggaattttttctttttttttttttttttttgggtctgtgtgcatgtgcgtgtgtgtgtgttggtGGTGGAGAAGTTTGACACTGCTGCAAAAATCAAGGTGATTAAAGAAGGGCCTTTACCAATCTAGGACGGAAGGAAGCTAAAGAGCTGGTTGAGAAGGCACCTGTTTTGGTTAAGCAAGGAGTTACCAAAGAAGAAGCAAATGACATGATAGAGAAGAGAAAGGCTGCTGGGGGAGTTGCAATTATGGAGTAAAAATTTTCTGCAATGTTTTTATATCCTTGGTTTTGTTGTAGTTGGTTTTATGGTATTAGGAAaatctcaaatttcaaattatgaaaattttgtaatGTGGCTGCTTGGTGGACGTTCATCTATCTTGGTGAAAAGATAGAaggaataaattatattttgagctTTCATGGTTGCAAAGTCGCTAATCATACACCGTCATTCATATGGACAAAAATTTTCTGCTGTAGTTTATTTGGGTTCTAAAGTGGAACCTAAATCTGGaaaatgttataattttattttaatttatttctaaaattatatattaatttaatttgtaggtgttaaaaaaaattaaaatttgtatgtaaatataaatatataaatttacaattttaattaaatataatattttttttatgaaaatataaatataatttttaaaatttttatttttaaaaaacttaaaattaaaattataaaatagtccaatcTAGTATGATTCTGCATCAAACATGGGACAATTATTCTATTATTCAGTTTGAAATTATGCCAAACACAGTACTATATTAttctatcctgtccgatcccaTCCGATCCGAACCTGTCCTgtccgatccggacctatccTGCATACCAAACGCCACCTAATGGGACCAATGCAGGTTCTCTTCTC
Proteins encoded:
- the LOC125421050 gene encoding cell division protein FtsZ homolog 1, chloroplastic-like is translated as MESAKIKVVGVGGGGNNAVNRMIGSGLQAVDFYAINTGSQALVHSTAENPLQMGELLTRGLAGMGGGTGSGAAPIVAQISKEAGYLTIGVVTYPCSFEGRKRSIQALEAIEKLQKNVDPLIVIPNDRLLDTADEQTPLHDAFLLADDVLRRKEAKELVEKAPVLVKQGVTKEEANDMIEKRKAAGGVAIME